The region GAGTTGCAATGTTGAGCGTAGCCTTCTTAATGCCGTCCAGATAGACTTTATGGACTCCATTCCAGCGGCATACATGCTCCAGACATTTCAGGGATACCTGTGAAGCCACGGCCTGGTGCAGCCGCAGATGATGCTTGACCGGGAGGACATGCCGTCCCAAATGCTTCCTAAGTTCGCGGAGTCCCGCCGGAGTAAGCGGTTGTCTGAACTGTATAATCACCGGTATAGCAGCAGTTGAGGCAGCAGTGGAATAGGCTCGGCGGATCTTATGCTTCAGGGGCCGGTTGAGCTTGGCGGTGTGACGCCTGACCCATGATGGTTCACTCTTCATAATGTAATCACCTCTATGAAGCAGTGTATGCGGCCAGCTGCTCGGTGGGTACGAAACCAGGAATGAGTACAGCGATACATTTATGTAACTAACAGGCAATAACGCGTTTCGGCTGATTCTTCTCTTGCATTTACTACTGTATTCCAATAGAAAGTGGTGAAGCAAATGAAAGAATCAGAGAAGAAGGCATTGCTGGCAAAACGTCAATGGATGGCTAAAAAAGCAAGAGCAGCGGCGGTAGTAAGACCCAAAAGACGGCGGATCAGACAGGTGCTTAATAATTTCATCGTGCTTGCCGTGAACAATAACAATGTCCCATATGAAACGCAGGACTGGAAGGCTACACTGACCCGGAGCTCCGGCACTGTGATCACGGCTCAATTCGATGAATTCGGCGTCGCCCAGTTCAATACGATCAGTACGCTGACAACGGTCAGCTACACGCTCCGGATTATCGATGCGGATAATGTGCAGCGCACACAGAAGTTCGTCCCGTCGAACCGCGAGTTTTTTGTAGCACGCTTCTAAGTAACAACAGCGCGCCCGGATTTATTGAGGGCGCGCTGCTTTATGGTCATGTCTGAAATAATAGATGCTATAGAGAATCACCGGAATGATCAGGAAGTTGGCTAGCTGGATATAGAGCAGGTAATCGAGCAGCTTGAACATATTGACTGCCCGGTCCGCCTCGAAGTTCTTTGGGGGCGTTTGGCTTAGCGTAACGGACCCAGGGGCTCTTATCCGGGAAGAAAGTCGTCACTTGGGCGATTAACGGACCGCAAGGACCTTATCCCCTGCCATTCAGCTCCAAAACGTCTCGCAGAAAGACGATAAGGTCGCCTGAGTCCGTTACGCTGCACAAGGTGGCGTTCTCGTGGGGATAAGGTCTCTACGGTCCGTTAGATTTTTTGGGATCTTCTGTGGTGCCGCGCCAGCGGCACGGATGGCTTTGTGGGATTATTTTGCGGATGCGTGTTGAATAATATTCCGTTTGTCAAGCATTAAGGGGAGTTGGCGTTAAAATATTGGCTCCATGTACAATCCCGTTCACCGAATTCAGCTCTTATGACAATAAACCTTCCATCAATATTCAAAAGCGGGGGCATACCCTATATAATATCGCCATAGATGTATATCAGGGATTGTGAAACAGGATATAGTGAGCGGCAGCTATGCGCTGAAGATGCTCCGGAAAGGTCTGAGGAATGATGAGCCTGGAAGCCTTGAATGAACGTGTGAACACGGATCTCTCGTACCTCGCCTATGGCGGCGCGGACTGGGTTCGCCCTGTGGAGCATGCCGAAGGCCATGTCTATGATGTCGTCATTGTGGGCGGGGGCCAGAGCGGGCTTGGTGCGGCTTTTGGCTTGCTGCGCGAACGGATCTCGAATCTGCTGATTATCGATGAGAATCGTGACGGGCTGGAGGGGCCTTGGGAGACCTACGCCCGGATGGTGACGCTGCGTACGCCCAAAGCTCTGACCTCGATTGATCTCGGCATCCCGTCGCTGACCTTCCGTTCCTGGTGGGAGGCTCAGCATGGGGCGGAGGCCTGGAGTGAGGTGGACAAAATCCCGCGCGGGCAGTGGATGGAGTATCTGCGCTGGTACCGGCAGGTTCTGAAGCTCCCGGTACGTAATGAGGTGCGGCTATTGCTGGTCGAGCCTGGTGACGATGGGATCTACCGTCTGCAGGTTACAGGAGCGGGTGCGCAGGCCGGAACACTGCTGGCCCGTAAGGTGGTGCTGGCTACCGGCATTCAAGGCGGAGGGCAGTGGCATGTTCCGCCGATGATTGCAGATCATCTGCCGGAGCACTTGTATGCCCATACCTCCCGGCAGATTGATTTCGCCGCCCTTCGCGGCAAGCGGGTGGGGATTCTCGGCGGCGGGGCGTCCGCCTTCGACAATGCGAATTATGCGCTTCAGGAGGGCGCGGCGGAGGCCCAGGTCTTCGTCCGCCGGGCGCAGCTTCCGGGGGTGAATCCGATCCGCCAGATGGAGGGCTCGGGCATGATTGAGCGGTTCCATACCCTGGCGGATGCGGACAAATATGCGGTCATCTCGCATTTCTTCCAGTATAATCAGCCGCCGACGAGCGATACCTTCCGCCGCGCAGCGGCATGGCCCGGCTTCCGGCTGCATCTCGGCTCGCCGTGGCTGAAGGTGGAGGCTTCAGGGGAGCAGGCGGTGGTGACTACGCCCGCCGGAGAGTTCAGCTTCGACTATCTGATCGTCAGCACGGGCCTGCTCAGCGATCCTGCCCTGCGGCCGGAGCTGCGGCAGGTGGAGCCTCATATTGCCCGCTGGAGCGACCGGTACACAGCACCTGCGGGAGCGGCGAATCCGCTGCTGGACGCACACCCGTACCTTAGCCCCGGCTTTGCACTTCAGAGCCGGGATGAAGCAGGCCGCAAGCGGCTGCATGGCTTATTCGTGTTCAACTATTCCGCTCTGGCCAGCTGCGGGTTATCGGCATCGGCCATCTCGGGCCTGCGGAATGCGATTCCGAGACTGGTCAGCGGTGTGGCTGACCAGCTCTTCCAGGATGACCGGCAGCAGATCCTCCAGGCTTATTATGATTACGATGAGATTGAATTTACAGGCCAGTAAGACGGCCTGAAGAGGCTGTACCTGAGGCGGGCAATGACCTCTGGTGCAGCCTCTTGGCGTGCAGAGCGAATAGATGGGCCAGTGCCTGAGAGCTGACTGGCAGACGGGTCAGGCAGTAATTCTGGCGTACAGCGTGAAGAACAGCGCCAGCTCGCCCATGATCAGGACATCCGGTACATGGACTACAAGATCCAGCACATAGAAGCAGGCCAGAATGAGGGTCAGCAGGGCCAGCGGCTTCATTCCCAGCCGGTGCTGCTTATGCCTGTAGACCTGAAAGACCAGTGCCGTGGAAGCGAAATAGAGCAGCACGGAGCCGAACAACAGGTTCAGCATCTGCCCATAATGAAGCTGATCCAGGAACAATAGCTGGATTGACGCAGCAAGCATACATAGCGACAGATAAATGAACAGATGCCCGTAGATAATCGTCTGTCCGGCAGTCTGGATATGCATATCGACCTTCTTCTCCAGGTTGTCATAATACTGCCACCAGATGGCGATGATCAGCACAAAGGTGAGCGCAGCGAAACCGACAGATGGTCCGGTCCAGCTGCTGGACTGCAGCACGGCGAGGATACTGACCACGGATTCGCCGAGCAGGATCAACGCGAACAGGGAGAAGCGCTCCAGCAGATGATGGGTATTGGCGGGAGTCTTCACCAGAATCCTCCGTCCCGTCAGCGGGAGAATGATGTCCAGGATAATCCCGGCGTATAGTACCGCATACCTGAGCCAGGAATCGAAGAACAGGGAGCAAGCCGAAATCGCAAGTCCAATCCAGAAGCGTGATCCCAGATAACGGGCTGTGTTGCGTAAATGTCCGCTTTCTCTGGAATGGCTGTAATGATACTGGACCGCTGTCATGATCCGGAGCCCCAGGTAGCCGATCAGAAACGGCAGATAGTTGGCATCGAAATCCACAGACAGACTGGCCGTCATGATCAGCACGAAGAATAATTGAATGATCAGAAACACGCGGTGCGGGACGGTATCCTTCCCATAGCGGTTAACGAAGAGTGTCTGCCCGACCCAGGCCCACCAGATCGGAATGAAGATCAGTACGAATTTGCCGAGTGTCTCAAGGGACAGCGTCTCGTGTTCTACATGCAGCAGCACATGGCTGGCTTTGGAGACCGCAGCGACAAACAGCAGATCGTAGAAGAGCTCAAGCCAGGTAACCTTTTTGATGATCATTGCGTTAGTCCCCTTTGCCGTTTGTATGCCCGGAGCCGTCCGGTTTACAAGTATAATAATAGCTCTCCGCAGAAGAAGGCAAGAATATTTGTGATAACTGGAGAGGTTGCCCTGGCGGCAATTGACCTGACGGACACACTCATTGATAATAAAGAGGTTCATATTCTTGAGAGAATGGGAGTAGAAGCATGTCATATCGCACTATGGAAGAATGTATTATTGACCTGGAGAAGCACGGGCATTTAATTCGCATACATGAAGAGGTGGACCCGCATCTGGAGATGGCGGCGATACATATGAAGGTCTACGAGGCAGGCGGTCCCGCTCTGCTCTTCGAGAAGGTCCGGGGCTCGAAGTACCGTGCGGTCTCGAATCTGTTCGGAACGATTGAGCGCAGCAAGTTCATTTTCCGCGACACGTGGGAATCTTCGCAGGCGGTCATCGCCTTGCGCAGCAATCCCATGAAGGCGCTCAAGCAGCCTTTAAGGTATATCGGGACAGGCCTTGCCGCCCGTAAAGCGCTGCCGATCAAGAAGGGCAGCGGTGTGCCGGCCGGATTCGAGGAGATTAGGATCTCCGATCTTCCGCAGATTAAGCACTGGCAGGGCGACGGAGGGGCGTTCGTCACGCTTCCGCAGGTGTACTCCGAAGATCCCGATAAGCCGGGCATTATGAACTCCAATCTGGGGATGTACCGTATCCAGCTTAGCGGCAATGAATATGAGCTGAATAAGGAAGTGGGCGTCCATTACCAGATTCACCGCGGCATCGGCATTCATCAGGCCCACGCGAACAGACGCGGCGAGCCGCTTAAGGTTAGCTGCTTCATCGGCGGCCCCCCTGCGCATACGCTCTCGGCGGTGATGCCGCTGCCGGAGGGCTTAAGTGAAATGACCTTTGCCGGGCTGCTCTCGGGGCGTCATTTCCGCTACAGCTATGTAGACGGCTTCTGCGTCAGCAGCGATGCCGACTTCGTGATTACCGGAGAGATTCATCCCGGGGAGACGAAGCCGGAGGGGCCGTTCGGCGATCATCTGGGCTATTATAGCCTGACTCACCCGTTTCCGGTGATGCGAGTACACAAGGTTTATGCCAAAAAAGGGGCCATCTTCCCCTTCACAGTGGTCGGCCGTCCGCCACAGGAGGACACTGCCTTCGGAGAGCTCATCCATGAGCTGACCGGCGGGGCGATCCGCTCGGAGATTCCCGGCGTGAAGGAGGTACATGCGATAGATGCTGCGGGAGTGCACCCGCTGCTGTTCGCGATCGGCAGTGAACGGTATACCCCGTATCAGCAGCTTAAGCAGCCTGCAGAGCTGCTAACGATCAGCAACCGGATTCTCGGAACCGGCCAGCTCAGTCTGGCGAAATATCTGTTCATCACGGCAGAAGAGGACAAGCCGGTCAGCACGCATGATATCGCCGGGTTCCTGACTTACATCCTGGAGCGGATCAATCTGCGCCGCGATATTCACTTCCAGACGAACACAACGATCGATACGCTGGATTATTCCGGCACCGGGATCAACAGCGGAAGCAAGGTGGTCTTCGCAGCCGTAGGGGAACAGAAGCGGAGCTTGTGTACGGAGGTGCCTGAGGTTCTTCAGCAGGTAGACCGGGGCTGGGGTCCGGCGGCCATGATTATGCCGGGGATTGCCGCCATGCAGGGGAAGCCGTTCCGGGATTACGCCTCGGCGGCAGAAGAAATCTCCGCACTGAGTGCTGCCATTGCAGCGCAGGGGGCGCTTGATTCCTGCCCCATGATTATTCTGTGCGATGACAGCAGCTTCATGTCAGAGTCGCTGAACAACTTCCTGTGGGCGACCTTCACCCGCAGCAATCCTTCCCATGACATCCATGGGGTGAACAGCACGGTGGAGCATAAGCACTGGGCCTGTGATAATGTGATCATCGACGCCCGGGTGAAGCCGCATCAGGCGCCGCCGCTAATTCCTGACCCTGAGGTGCAGCGGAGGATTGAGCGGGTATTTAGTGAAGGAGCAAGCTTGGGTGGACTGCGGCGACGGTAAGGGGTGAAGCTGCCATTCCATAACCGCTGAAACCGCTGAAAAGAGGGGTTGTATGGCTGAGCTATTCGGAATGCTTTTCGAAGTTATGCTGGATCTTCTGCTCTACCGTAAGGACCGCAAGCGGAGGAGAGAACGAAGAAGAGAGCGAAGAATGGAGCGGAGAATGAAAAGGCAGGGGCGTTTGTAGACGCCCTGCCTTTCATTTGCCGGCGGCTGGATGGCAGGCGCATAAACGTCATTTTTTATATGATGACGTTTATGCGCTTTTTTGTCGTGGCCGAAAAAATGTTTGCGAAAAACCGAATTCATCGAATGTGAAGTGCAGCTGCTCAGTTCTGGCTGCCCGGCAGCGTATATGTCTGCACGATATTTTGACTGCCATCCATTCTGTGGATGTTGAAGCTCAACACATTGTCTTTGCGCCCGGTGAAGTAGATATAGTCTCCCGGGAACATGAAGTCGGGCTGCTCTACCTCGCGCTGGCGCTCCGAACTTAGCAGTTGCTTGTATAACAAAGTCTGCTCACCGCTAGCACGGTCAACGAGGGTCAGGAAGGCGGTGTCTGTAGGGCGGACCAGCAGAACATCGGGGTAGACGGCTTCGACATTGTAGTAGACATCCTGGGTAACGGTTGCACCCAGCAGCTTCGGTATATCTACCGTCTCGCTGACTGCTCCGGTTCCATCCTCAATGAGCCTTAGCGTGCGGCCGTCATTGAATACCAGCTTATCGCCGGCCCAGACCGGGGCTGTGCCGAAGGAGGTGTGGATATCCGTATGCCCCTGACGGATTACACTATTGTTCTTCACTAGATAGGTGTAGTACTCCGCATGCACATGGGGCTCGCCATAGGAATTGACGACTTGAAGCAGCGTCAGACCGGCAGGTGTGCGCTCGAAGGTGAAATCTACTACATCCAGTCCTCTACCGAGAACAGCAAGCTTATGCTTAGTGTTCTGCTTCGTTGTCAGATACAGCTCGCCGCTGTCCAGCGACAGGGAGTACACTCCGCCGTCGAACACTTCTGAATAACCGCGGTACATATGCAGACCGTTGGCCCGTATCGTATTCGTGGCGGCATCCCATCTTACGGGTCCGCCTTCAAGGGCCGCTACTACAAATTTGACAGGCACATACAGCTGCTTATCAGCCATATAAGGTGTGCCTCCAAGGGAGACCTTCTTCCCGTCCAGTACGCCGGTGGATTGACCAAGCTTCACACTGAAGCTTTTGTTCCACCCGCTGAAGGCAGCGGTTTTGTCCGCATTATTCCACTTGACCTCAAGACCCATGATTGTGGCCAGGTTAGCCGGCATATAAGAGATGCCGTTCTTGATCTGTGCGGTGCCTCCGGCCATGCCCGATAACCCGCTTCCGTTACTGTAGGTTAATTGGAGCTGCACGCCTGGGGCAGGCTTGGCCGAAGCCGGAACGGCTTCAGTTCCTCCGGTCAAGGCCAGTGCGAGTGCGGCGAGGACTAACATTCTCCGGTTGATCTTCATGTTCATCATCCTTTCTGGGGTGCAGCCGCTGCTGGATCAGCCGTTCCCCGTCCCGTGACCCATAGGCTGAACCACGGATTGTACAGCAGCCTCTGTAACAGATTCATACCCCCCCAGGGGCTGAATGGCTATAAACGCCAAGCTACATGAAACTAGAAGCATAATCATTTTTCTTATCATTGGATTCTTGCACCTCTCCAATCAGAAGTCTGTATTGTTCTGTCTGTTCCTCAGTGGCTTGATGCCGGAATTGTTCAAACAGATTCACACATTTAATGATTATGCTATCACTCTTTATTTTAGCAGAAGATTCCAGACTTTGGAGCAGGAAGCCCATTCCTTCCAGGCGGTGATTGCGTAAATAATACTTGGCTAATTCCGCGAGAAAGGTAGAGTACTGGTCAGCCAGGATCTGCTGGTTGTGAAGCTCCCCGAAGTCCTTCAGGTTGGTCCGGTAAGGGATATAGGAAGGGAACTGTTCAAGCACCTCATCGACATTCCAGGAGAAACGGTTGGCTGAGATCATAATATGGTACAGGGCTACAAAGATCTCACTGGCATGCGGAGCAATATAGGCCACATATTCAGGCAGCACTTCATAGTCGCCGGACATCATCCGGTAGAGAAGGGTATTGGCCGTGCCCCATTCCTGGAATTGGTCCAGGATGTGCCGGGTGTCTTCATCTTTTTCGCGTATCCAGCTCCTATCCATATATAGTGCTACGTATTTCAGCGCCGATTCATAGTCCCGGAATTCTTCGCACACACTTGCCCGCATCAGATGCGAATACAGCGCATAGAAGAAAACCGGCTTCTCCGGGCTTTTATCCTGGCGGTCCCTGCGCTGCGACCGGTGCAGATGGTGGTAGCTGAGCATGGCAAGACGGTGCATCTCCTGGGCCAGCGCATCCACCTTGTCCCACTTGTGCAACGAGTAATAGACATGCATCAGGGTCTTGAGTCCATCGAGCTGATCCGGCACCTCAAGCCGTTCAATATAACATTCGAATAAAAGAGCAGCCTGGAGGTTGAGTGTCTGGCTGTCTCCGAGGGTGATACGGAACAAACGGTACTGGCAGAGGGCCAGCCGCTCCGAATGCTGATACTTCTCGCTTGCGCTGATATTCTTGTAGAGCACGGCCGCGGCCTGCCAGTGATGCTCCTGAAACAGGTCCTCGGCCACTTCAAAAAGCATCGGAGCGTAGGTTAGGTTGTCCAGCAGATTTTTGGCTACAAGCTCAATACAGTCCAGCCGCCCCAGCTCCGCCGAATTCAGGATGAAGGGGCGCAGCCGCCGCCAGGTTGGTGCCGAATATAAGAAGCACTCATCGACATACATGCTATAGAAATGATCCTCCGGCAATGACATGCCCCGGGTAATCAATTTCAGGTGGTTCATCGCAATCGGCTGCTGGCCGCTAAGGATACGGCTTAAGGTGCCGGAATTAACGCCGGACTGAATGGAGAACTGGTTGATGGACAACTGCTGGGAATAGAGATAAGCCTCAAGATGACTCCGGATCGTTGTGAGAGGCTTCAATTGATCACCGCCTGACTGAATTCCATATTTTGGATTATTGTATATGTGTATAATATAAGTCATTATTCCAATGGTCAATAGAGCGATGGGGAGAAACCGTGAACAATGGAAAAAAGCATTCCCGTGGTCCCGGGAACGCTTAGTCTTCATAGGCGGGCAGACAGCCGCTCAGGCGGTGTAAATCCCTGCTTCATTCTTGATCCTGCGGCGCTCGATGACCTCTTCATAATCCTTAATCAGCCTGTCAAAAATCTGCTCCCAGGAGCGCTGGAGAGCTTGGCGCCGCCCTTCGCGGCCCATTGCGCTCCGCAGCAGATGCCCGGCGGCGGCAGTGCAGATCTGCTCTGCCATGGCTGCCGGACTGCGGGGGTCGAACAGCATGCCGGTGACACCGGGTGCGACCAGTTCCCGCGTTCCGCCAGCATCTGCGGCGATGACAGGGAGCCCCGACGCCATGGCTTCAAGCACGACATTGCCGAAGGTCTCCGTGCAGGAGGGGAAGACGAACAAATCGGCGGAGGCGTACAGCTCTGCCAGCTCTTCGCCGTGCCTGGCACCGGTGAAGGTGACATTGTCCGGTGCCTGCGATTTCAGTTCAGGCAGCAGCGGCCCATCGCCGACAATCACCAGCTGAACCGCTACACGCACGGACTCCGGCAGGAGCGGCATGGCCTGAAGGAGGGTGGTGAGATCTTTTTCCGGGGCAATCCGTCCGACATAGAGCATCATCAGTGCTGCTCCCTTGCTGTAACGCTCCCGCACTTCTTCGCTTCGTCTCTCTGGCGAGTATAGGGTGCAGTCCACGCCTCTGGACCACAGGCGCAGCTTGGTGAAGCCCTCCATGCGTAAGCTGGTTAGGGTCTCGCGGGAAGGGGCCAGGATGGCATCGCAGGACCGGTGATACCACTTCATGTATTTCCAGTAGAGCGGGAGGATTCTTCTCATTTTGTAGTATTCGAGGTAACGGTCGAAGTGGGTGTGATAGGAGGCGACATGGGGGAGCTGCTGCTTGCGGGCATACCGGAGGCCGGTTAGGCCGATATTGAACGGGGTGGCGAGATGGAGCAGGTCGGGGGCGAAGGCAGCCAGTTCACTCTGCATGGAGGACATGCCGGGCAGGGCCAGCCTGCACTCGGGATACAGGAAAAAGGGGATGCTGGCCACGGGTCTGACAGGATCGGGGTAGCTGCTCTCCGGGGCTGATTTTGGCGTGAACAGCAGATGTTCTATTCCCCGGCGGTGCAGATGGCCGGTCAGCCGGCTGAGTGTGCGGGCAACGCCATTCGTCTGCGGAAGAAAAGTGTCCGTGAATAGTGCCAGACGCATCGGTATCCCTCCCAGTAATCTTGTTGCTTTGATCTTAACAACCAACTATTACTTGGAGATCAACCGCAGGTTAAACATCTCGCACGAAGGAGGGATTTTGCAGGGAGGGTCGGAGGGAATTCGTGAGGACCCGTGAGGAGTAGGGAGGACGAGGGGGGAGTAGGTAGGAGTAGGGAAGACTAGGGAAGACTAGGGAAGACTAGGGAGGACCAAGGAGGAGGAGGGGGAGTAGGGAGGACAAGGGGGGCTAGGGCAATAAGGGAAGACTAGGGAAGACTAGAGAAGACTAGAGAAGACCAGGGGAAGACTAGGGCAACAAGGTTAAAGGAGGAGCGGATCGGGTATACATGAGGTATCAGGAATGAAGGAGGTATAAGGAGATGAGTAAAGATCTGCCGCCAGAGGTTCCGCCGAAGGTTGTCCCGGATGTAAAGCCGGATATCCTCCCGGAGCCGGTTGTGATCCCGCCGGAGATTGTGCCGGAGAAGCATCCCGAAATCGTACCGCCGGAGCAGCCCGAGATTATTCCTCCAGCCCCGCCGGAGATTCTTCCGAATGCTGATCCGCTGTAAGCTGG is a window of Paenibacillus sp. FSL H3-0469 DNA encoding:
- a CDS encoding NAD(P)/FAD-dependent oxidoreductase; translation: MSLEALNERVNTDLSYLAYGGADWVRPVEHAEGHVYDVVIVGGGQSGLGAAFGLLRERISNLLIIDENRDGLEGPWETYARMVTLRTPKALTSIDLGIPSLTFRSWWEAQHGAEAWSEVDKIPRGQWMEYLRWYRQVLKLPVRNEVRLLLVEPGDDGIYRLQVTGAGAQAGTLLARKVVLATGIQGGGQWHVPPMIADHLPEHLYAHTSRQIDFAALRGKRVGILGGGASAFDNANYALQEGAAEAQVFVRRAQLPGVNPIRQMEGSGMIERFHTLADADKYAVISHFFQYNQPPTSDTFRRAAAWPGFRLHLGSPWLKVEASGEQAVVTTPAGEFSFDYLIVSTGLLSDPALRPELRQVEPHIARWSDRYTAPAGAANPLLDAHPYLSPGFALQSRDEAGRKRLHGLFVFNYSALASCGLSASAISGLRNAIPRLVSGVADQLFQDDRQQILQAYYDYDEIEFTGQ
- a CDS encoding low temperature requirement protein A: MIIKKVTWLELFYDLLFVAAVSKASHVLLHVEHETLSLETLGKFVLIFIPIWWAWVGQTLFVNRYGKDTVPHRVFLIIQLFFVLIMTASLSVDFDANYLPFLIGYLGLRIMTAVQYHYSHSRESGHLRNTARYLGSRFWIGLAISACSLFFDSWLRYAVLYAGIILDIILPLTGRRILVKTPANTHHLLERFSLFALILLGESVVSILAVLQSSSWTGPSVGFAALTFVLIIAIWWQYYDNLEKKVDMHIQTAGQTIIYGHLFIYLSLCMLAASIQLLFLDQLHYGQMLNLLFGSVLLYFASTALVFQVYRHKQHRLGMKPLALLTLILACFYVLDLVVHVPDVLIMGELALFFTLYARITA
- a CDS encoding UbiD family decarboxylase, whose product is MSYRTMEECIIDLEKHGHLIRIHEEVDPHLEMAAIHMKVYEAGGPALLFEKVRGSKYRAVSNLFGTIERSKFIFRDTWESSQAVIALRSNPMKALKQPLRYIGTGLAARKALPIKKGSGVPAGFEEIRISDLPQIKHWQGDGGAFVTLPQVYSEDPDKPGIMNSNLGMYRIQLSGNEYELNKEVGVHYQIHRGIGIHQAHANRRGEPLKVSCFIGGPPAHTLSAVMPLPEGLSEMTFAGLLSGRHFRYSYVDGFCVSSDADFVITGEIHPGETKPEGPFGDHLGYYSLTHPFPVMRVHKVYAKKGAIFPFTVVGRPPQEDTAFGELIHELTGGAIRSEIPGVKEVHAIDAAGVHPLLFAIGSERYTPYQQLKQPAELLTISNRILGTGQLSLAKYLFITAEEDKPVSTHDIAGFLTYILERINLRRDIHFQTNTTIDTLDYSGTGINSGSKVVFAAVGEQKRSLCTEVPEVLQQVDRGWGPAAMIMPGIAAMQGKPFRDYASAAEEISALSAAIAAQGALDSCPMIILCDDSSFMSESLNNFLWATFTRSNPSHDIHGVNSTVEHKHWACDNVIIDARVKPHQAPPLIPDPEVQRRIERVFSEGASLGGLRRR
- a CDS encoding copper amine oxidase N-terminal domain-containing protein, with protein sequence MKINRRMLVLAALALALTGGTEAVPASAKPAPGVQLQLTYSNGSGLSGMAGGTAQIKNGISYMPANLATIMGLEVKWNNADKTAAFSGWNKSFSVKLGQSTGVLDGKKVSLGGTPYMADKQLYVPVKFVVAALEGGPVRWDAATNTIRANGLHMYRGYSEVFDGGVYSLSLDSGELYLTTKQNTKHKLAVLGRGLDVVDFTFERTPAGLTLLQVVNSYGEPHVHAEYYTYLVKNNSVIRQGHTDIHTSFGTAPVWAGDKLVFNDGRTLRLIEDGTGAVSETVDIPKLLGATVTQDVYYNVEAVYPDVLLVRPTDTAFLTLVDRASGEQTLLYKQLLSSERQREVEQPDFMFPGDYIYFTGRKDNVLSFNIHRMDGSQNIVQTYTLPGSQN
- a CDS encoding transcriptional regulator encodes the protein MKPLTTIRSHLEAYLYSQQLSINQFSIQSGVNSGTLSRILSGQQPIAMNHLKLITRGMSLPEDHFYSMYVDECFLYSAPTWRRLRPFILNSAELGRLDCIELVAKNLLDNLTYAPMLFEVAEDLFQEHHWQAAAVLYKNISASEKYQHSERLALCQYRLFRITLGDSQTLNLQAALLFECYIERLEVPDQLDGLKTLMHVYYSLHKWDKVDALAQEMHRLAMLSYHHLHRSQRRDRQDKSPEKPVFFYALYSHLMRASVCEEFRDYESALKYVALYMDRSWIREKDEDTRHILDQFQEWGTANTLLYRMMSGDYEVLPEYVAYIAPHASEIFVALYHIMISANRFSWNVDEVLEQFPSYIPYRTNLKDFGELHNQQILADQYSTFLAELAKYYLRNHRLEGMGFLLQSLESSAKIKSDSIIIKCVNLFEQFRHQATEEQTEQYRLLIGEVQESNDKKNDYASSFM
- a CDS encoding glycosyltransferase family 1 protein produces the protein MRLALFTDTFLPQTNGVARTLSRLTGHLHRRGIEHLLFTPKSAPESSYPDPVRPVASIPFFLYPECRLALPGMSSMQSELAAFAPDLLHLATPFNIGLTGLRYARKQQLPHVASYHTHFDRYLEYYKMRRILPLYWKYMKWYHRSCDAILAPSRETLTSLRMEGFTKLRLWSRGVDCTLYSPERRSEEVRERYSKGAALMMLYVGRIAPEKDLTTLLQAMPLLPESVRVAVQLVIVGDGPLLPELKSQAPDNVTFTGARHGEELAELYASADLFVFPSCTETFGNVVLEAMASGLPVIAADAGGTRELVAPGVTGMLFDPRSPAAMAEQICTAAAGHLLRSAMGREGRRQALQRSWEQIFDRLIKDYEEVIERRRIKNEAGIYTA